A genomic region of Paramormyrops kingsleyae isolate MSU_618 chromosome 19, PKINGS_0.4, whole genome shotgun sequence contains the following coding sequences:
- the sgk1 gene encoding serine/threonine-protein kinase Sgk1 isoform X4 — MTVTTEADSSPMTYSKMRGVVAVLTAFMKQRRMGLNDFIQKLATNSYACKHPEVQSILNMGSPQDTELLNANPSPPPSPSQQINLGPSSNPTAKPSDFNFLKVIGKGSFGKVLLARHRTDDQFYAVKVLQKKAILKKKEEKHIMSERNVLLKNVKHPFLVGLHYSFQTADKLYFVLDYINGGELFYHLQRERCFLEPRARFYAAEIASALGYLHSLNIVYRDLKPENILLDSQGHIVLTDFGLCKENIEPNGTTSTFCGTPEYLAPEVLHKQPYDRTVDWWCLGAVLYEMLYGLPPFYSRNTAEMYDNILNKPLQLKPNISNAARNLLEGLLQKDRSKRLGCSQDFTEIKDHMFFSPINWDDLNAKKLTPPFNPNVSGPNDLRHFDPEFTDEPVPSSIGCSPDSALVTSSIQEAAEAFLGFSYAPSMDSYL; from the exons ATGACAGTTACCACGGAGGCTGATTCGTCGCCTATGACTTATTCAAAAATGAGAGGAGTTGTTGCAGTTCTTACTG CTTTTATGAAGCAGAGAAGAATGGGATTGAATGATTTCATTCAGAAGCTGGCTACTAATTCATACGCTTGTAAACA CCCTGAAGTCCAGTCCATTCTGAACATGGGCTCCCCTCAGGATACTGAGCTGTTGAATGCTAACCCCTCTCCACCT CCAAGTCCATCACAGCAGATCAACCTCGGACCATCTTCAAACCCCACTGCCAAGCCCTCAGACTTCAACTTCCTCAAAGTAATTGGGAAAGGCAGCTTTGGGAAAGTGCTTCTGGCAAGACACCGGACAGACGACCAGTTCTATGCCGTGAAAGTGTTACAGAAGAAGGCCATCTTAAAAAAGAAGGAG GAGAAGCACATAATGTCAGAGAGGAATGTCCTGCTGAAGAACGTGAAGCACCCTTTCCTGGTTGGGCTGCACTACTCCTTCCAAACTGCAGACAAGCTCTACTTCGTCCTGGACTATATCAATGGAGGAGAG ctgttctACCACCTTCAGAGAGAGCGCTGCTTTCTGGAGCCACGAGCACGTTTTTACGCCGCGGAGATTGCCAGCGCACTGGGCTACCTGCACTCGCTCAATATCGTGTATCGGGACTTGAAGCCAGAGAACATCCTGTTGGACTCTCAGGGTCACATTGTGCTGACGGATTTCGGCCTGTGCAAGGAGAACATCGAGCCCAACGGAACCACCTCCACGTTCTGTGGCACTCCAGAG TACTTGGCCCCAGAAGTTTTGCACAAGCAGCCCTATGACCGGACAGTGGACTGGTGGTGTCTGGGGGCTGTGCTGTATGAGATGCTGTATGGTTTG CCTCCATTCTACAGTCGCAACACGGCTGAGATGTACGACAACATCCTGAACAAGCCACTGCAGCTAAAGCCTAACATCTCCAACGCAGCCCGCAATCTCCTGGAGGGCCTTCTCCAGAAGGACCGCAGCAAGCGGCTGGGCTGCAGCCAGGACTTT ACTGAGATCAAAGACCACATGTTCTTCTCTCCAATCAACTGGGATGATCTGAATGCCAAGAAACTTACACCTCCCTTCAACCCTAATGTG AGTGGCCCTAATGACCTGAGGCACTTTGACCCAGAGTTTACAGATGAACCTGTCCCTAGCTCCATCGGTTGCTCCCCGGACAGTGCCCTGGTCACCTCCAGCATCCAGGAGGCAGCTGAGGCTTTTCTTGGCTTCTCCTATGCCCCCTCCATGGACTCCTACCTGTAG
- the sgk1 gene encoding serine/threonine-protein kinase Sgk1 isoform X3 encodes MECYFLRKFLPQISRGTESLQALSCQMKDKRSTLTSFMKQRRMGLNDFIQKLATNSYACKHPEVQSILNMGSPQDTELLNANPSPPPSPSQQINLGPSSNPTAKPSDFNFLKVIGKGSFGKVLLARHRTDDQFYAVKVLQKKAILKKKEEKHIMSERNVLLKNVKHPFLVGLHYSFQTADKLYFVLDYINGGELFYHLQRERCFLEPRARFYAAEIASALGYLHSLNIVYRDLKPENILLDSQGHIVLTDFGLCKENIEPNGTTSTFCGTPEYLAPEVLHKQPYDRTVDWWCLGAVLYEMLYGLPPFYSRNTAEMYDNILNKPLQLKPNISNAARNLLEGLLQKDRSKRLGCSQDFTEIKDHMFFSPINWDDLNAKKLTPPFNPNVSGPNDLRHFDPEFTDEPVPSSIGCSPDSALVTSSIQEAAEAFLGFSYAPSMDSYL; translated from the exons ATGGAATGTTACTTCTTGCGCAAATTCCTTCCACAAATCTCCAGAGGTACCGAGAGTCTGCAGGCGCTCTCTTGCCAGATGAAAGACAAACGATCTACACTGACAT CTTTTATGAAGCAGAGAAGAATGGGATTGAATGATTTCATTCAGAAGCTGGCTACTAATTCATACGCTTGTAAACA CCCTGAAGTCCAGTCCATTCTGAACATGGGCTCCCCTCAGGATACTGAGCTGTTGAATGCTAACCCCTCTCCACCT CCAAGTCCATCACAGCAGATCAACCTCGGACCATCTTCAAACCCCACTGCCAAGCCCTCAGACTTCAACTTCCTCAAAGTAATTGGGAAAGGCAGCTTTGGGAAAGTGCTTCTGGCAAGACACCGGACAGACGACCAGTTCTATGCCGTGAAAGTGTTACAGAAGAAGGCCATCTTAAAAAAGAAGGAG GAGAAGCACATAATGTCAGAGAGGAATGTCCTGCTGAAGAACGTGAAGCACCCTTTCCTGGTTGGGCTGCACTACTCCTTCCAAACTGCAGACAAGCTCTACTTCGTCCTGGACTATATCAATGGAGGAGAG ctgttctACCACCTTCAGAGAGAGCGCTGCTTTCTGGAGCCACGAGCACGTTTTTACGCCGCGGAGATTGCCAGCGCACTGGGCTACCTGCACTCGCTCAATATCGTGTATCGGGACTTGAAGCCAGAGAACATCCTGTTGGACTCTCAGGGTCACATTGTGCTGACGGATTTCGGCCTGTGCAAGGAGAACATCGAGCCCAACGGAACCACCTCCACGTTCTGTGGCACTCCAGAG TACTTGGCCCCAGAAGTTTTGCACAAGCAGCCCTATGACCGGACAGTGGACTGGTGGTGTCTGGGGGCTGTGCTGTATGAGATGCTGTATGGTTTG CCTCCATTCTACAGTCGCAACACGGCTGAGATGTACGACAACATCCTGAACAAGCCACTGCAGCTAAAGCCTAACATCTCCAACGCAGCCCGCAATCTCCTGGAGGGCCTTCTCCAGAAGGACCGCAGCAAGCGGCTGGGCTGCAGCCAGGACTTT ACTGAGATCAAAGACCACATGTTCTTCTCTCCAATCAACTGGGATGATCTGAATGCCAAGAAACTTACACCTCCCTTCAACCCTAATGTG AGTGGCCCTAATGACCTGAGGCACTTTGACCCAGAGTTTACAGATGAACCTGTCCCTAGCTCCATCGGTTGCTCCCCGGACAGTGCCCTGGTCACCTCCAGCATCCAGGAGGCAGCTGAGGCTTTTCTTGGCTTCTCCTATGCCCCCTCCATGGACTCCTACCTGTAG
- the sgk1 gene encoding serine/threonine-protein kinase Sgk1 isoform X5 encodes MRIEELKAFMKQRRMGLNDFIQKLATNSYACKHPEVQSILNMGSPQDTELLNANPSPPPSPSQQINLGPSSNPTAKPSDFNFLKVIGKGSFGKVLLARHRTDDQFYAVKVLQKKAILKKKEEKHIMSERNVLLKNVKHPFLVGLHYSFQTADKLYFVLDYINGGELFYHLQRERCFLEPRARFYAAEIASALGYLHSLNIVYRDLKPENILLDSQGHIVLTDFGLCKENIEPNGTTSTFCGTPEYLAPEVLHKQPYDRTVDWWCLGAVLYEMLYGLPPFYSRNTAEMYDNILNKPLQLKPNISNAARNLLEGLLQKDRSKRLGCSQDFTEIKDHMFFSPINWDDLNAKKLTPPFNPNVSGPNDLRHFDPEFTDEPVPSSIGCSPDSALVTSSIQEAAEAFLGFSYAPSMDSYL; translated from the exons ATGAGAATTGAAGAGTTAAAAG CTTTTATGAAGCAGAGAAGAATGGGATTGAATGATTTCATTCAGAAGCTGGCTACTAATTCATACGCTTGTAAACA CCCTGAAGTCCAGTCCATTCTGAACATGGGCTCCCCTCAGGATACTGAGCTGTTGAATGCTAACCCCTCTCCACCT CCAAGTCCATCACAGCAGATCAACCTCGGACCATCTTCAAACCCCACTGCCAAGCCCTCAGACTTCAACTTCCTCAAAGTAATTGGGAAAGGCAGCTTTGGGAAAGTGCTTCTGGCAAGACACCGGACAGACGACCAGTTCTATGCCGTGAAAGTGTTACAGAAGAAGGCCATCTTAAAAAAGAAGGAG GAGAAGCACATAATGTCAGAGAGGAATGTCCTGCTGAAGAACGTGAAGCACCCTTTCCTGGTTGGGCTGCACTACTCCTTCCAAACTGCAGACAAGCTCTACTTCGTCCTGGACTATATCAATGGAGGAGAG ctgttctACCACCTTCAGAGAGAGCGCTGCTTTCTGGAGCCACGAGCACGTTTTTACGCCGCGGAGATTGCCAGCGCACTGGGCTACCTGCACTCGCTCAATATCGTGTATCGGGACTTGAAGCCAGAGAACATCCTGTTGGACTCTCAGGGTCACATTGTGCTGACGGATTTCGGCCTGTGCAAGGAGAACATCGAGCCCAACGGAACCACCTCCACGTTCTGTGGCACTCCAGAG TACTTGGCCCCAGAAGTTTTGCACAAGCAGCCCTATGACCGGACAGTGGACTGGTGGTGTCTGGGGGCTGTGCTGTATGAGATGCTGTATGGTTTG CCTCCATTCTACAGTCGCAACACGGCTGAGATGTACGACAACATCCTGAACAAGCCACTGCAGCTAAAGCCTAACATCTCCAACGCAGCCCGCAATCTCCTGGAGGGCCTTCTCCAGAAGGACCGCAGCAAGCGGCTGGGCTGCAGCCAGGACTTT ACTGAGATCAAAGACCACATGTTCTTCTCTCCAATCAACTGGGATGATCTGAATGCCAAGAAACTTACACCTCCCTTCAACCCTAATGTG AGTGGCCCTAATGACCTGAGGCACTTTGACCCAGAGTTTACAGATGAACCTGTCCCTAGCTCCATCGGTTGCTCCCCGGACAGTGCCCTGGTCACCTCCAGCATCCAGGAGGCAGCTGAGGCTTTTCTTGGCTTCTCCTATGCCCCCTCCATGGACTCCTACCTGTAG